The DNA sequence TATGAGCAGCTagaagctaaattaaaaagcaggaccacaaaggAAATAACCTCTGgggtattacctgagccacgagcatatTGGcggagggtaaataagattagatagTTAAATGCATCGCTCAAAGAGTGATGAGGGAGAACTGGGTTTtgatttatggggcactggcacctgtactggggaatgtgggagctgtaccgttggcacggtcttcatctgaaccatgttgggaccagtgttctgtcgagtcatataactagggcagtagagagggcttttacACTAaaaggaaggatgaatgagaatggacagagactgcttgagttgtgtacctatcataacctctgcatcaccaacttgttctttcacactaaaccctgtcaccaggtttcttggaggcacccaagatcacgtcgttggcaccagctggacctcatcgtcacaaggcgagcctctctaaacagcgttcaaatcacacgcagcttccacagtgcggactgcgacaccgaccactccctggtgtgcagcaaagttagactcaaaccaaaaaagctgcatcactccaagcagtagggccgcccgcgcatcaacacgagcagaatttcttatccacagctgttacataagtttctaaattcacttgaaaaagcccttcaaaacactccctcaggggatgcagagaccaagtgggcccacatcagagacaccatctatgactcagcaatgaccacctatggcaaacgtgtgaagcagaatgcagactggtttcaatctcactttgaagagctggaacctgtcatagccgctaagtgcattgcactgctgaacgacaagaaagcccccagcgagttaacatccgtagcacttaaagcagccagaagcactgcacaaagaacagtcaggcgctgcacaaatgactactggcaacacctatgcagtcatattcagctggcctctgacaccggaaacatcagaggaatgtttgatggcattaagagagcttttgggccaaccatcaagaagatcgccccccctcaaatctaaatcaggggacacaatcactgaccaaggcaagcaaatggaccgctgggttgagcactaccgagagctgtactccagggaaaatgttgtcactgagaccatcctcaatgcagcccagtctctgccagtcatggatgagctggatgtacagccatcaaaatcggaactcagtgatgccattgatcctttagccaacggaaaagcccctgggaaggacggcattacccctga is a window from the Heterodontus francisci isolate sHetFra1 unplaced genomic scaffold, sHetFra1.hap1 HAP1_SCAFFOLD_736, whole genome shotgun sequence genome containing:
- the LOC137367029 gene encoding uncharacterized protein isoform X1 → MTTGNTYAVIFSWPLTPETSEECLMALRELLGQPSRRSPPLKSKSGDTITDQGKQMDRWVEHYRELYSRENVVTETILNAAQSLPVMDELDVQPSKSELSDAIDPLANGKAPGKDGITPEIIKSAKTAILSALYKLLCLCWDEGAVPHDMRDANIINLSAETFPIAILCIPLGVKLLALIVMWIILLRDKSRSRTDPSQEAEKLNVQTAI